The following proteins come from a genomic window of Bartonella apihabitans:
- the ptsN gene encoding PTS IIA-like nitrogen regulatory protein PtsN: MDLSDLIAPEAVIPALKANSKKQVLQIMAEKAASLTGLDERTVLDTVLQREKLGSTGVGNGIAIPHSKLANVDHIIGVFARLETPVDFEALDDEPVDLVFLLLVPESAGADHLKALSRIARVLRDNDMVQKLRNTRDAAAIHTFLTQHPAASNAA; encoded by the coding sequence ATGGATCTTAGTGATTTGATAGCACCGGAAGCGGTTATTCCTGCCCTTAAGGCAAATTCCAAAAAGCAGGTTTTGCAAATTATGGCGGAAAAAGCAGCCTCTCTGACCGGTCTCGACGAGCGAACGGTACTTGATACGGTACTTCAACGTGAAAAACTCGGTTCGACCGGCGTTGGCAATGGCATTGCCATTCCTCATAGCAAGCTTGCCAATGTTGACCACATTATCGGTGTTTTTGCCCGCCTTGAAACACCGGTCGATTTCGAAGCGCTTGATGATGAACCGGTTGATCTGGTTTTCTTGCTTCTGGTTCCTGAAAGCGCGGGTGCCGATCATTTAAAGGCACTTTCCAGAATTGCCCGCGTTTTGCGTGATAATGATATGGTACAAAAATTACGCAATACGCGTGATGCGGCGGCCATCCATACTTTTTTGACACAGCATCCGGCCGCGTCGAACGCTGCATAA
- a CDS encoding invasion associated locus B family protein, with protein MFGKIFVAASVLIMGVAGTASAQTPTRINQFDAWGAYSYKSGNSTVCYVLSAPITAEPKSVNHGDNYFLVSKRAGNPVTYEPQFMAGYALKDKVTVSVDGKNFEFFTKDSSAWAASPAAESQLVAAMKSGSNLSVKAVSQRGTNTSYTYSLKGITAALNAAQKCK; from the coding sequence ATGTTTGGAAAAATTTTTGTTGCTGCGTCTGTCTTGATTATGGGAGTTGCCGGAACTGCTTCGGCACAGACACCTACACGCATCAACCAATTTGATGCATGGGGTGCCTATTCTTATAAATCAGGAAACAGTACAGTATGTTATGTGCTTTCCGCCCCGATTACTGCAGAACCCAAGTCGGTCAACCATGGCGATAATTATTTCCTCGTCAGCAAACGTGCCGGAAACCCTGTTACTTATGAGCCGCAATTCATGGCAGGTTATGCCCTGAAGGACAAAGTTACGGTTTCTGTCGACGGCAAAAATTTCGAATTCTTTACCAAGGATTCCTCTGCCTGGGCAGCATCACCGGCAGCAGAGAGCCAACTTGTTGCAGCCATGAAAAGCGGTTCCAATCTTTCTGTCAAAGCTGTTTCCCAGCGTGGAACAAATACAAGTTATACCTATTCCTTGAAAGGAATTACCGCAGCTCTCAACGCTGCACAGAAATGCAAATAA
- a CDS encoding YkvA family protein → MDKTTIEKILKPESEETQKSRAAKVRAAFWKTVRKAAGHIPFMEDVVASYYCAFDPQTPTRVRGILLAALAYFVMPFDLIPDMLAVIGFTDDIAVLTIAISAVRAHITDAHYQAARKALEKAPIETPKK, encoded by the coding sequence ATGGATAAAACAACAATCGAAAAAATTTTGAAGCCCGAATCAGAAGAAACGCAAAAAAGTCGTGCTGCGAAAGTAAGGGCGGCTTTCTGGAAAACAGTTCGCAAAGCGGCGGGGCACATTCCTTTTATGGAAGATGTTGTTGCCAGTTATTATTGCGCATTTGACCCTCAAACACCGACACGTGTACGCGGCATTCTTCTTGCAGCACTCGCCTATTTTGTAATGCCTTTCGATCTTATCCCCGATATGTTGGCTGTCATCGGTTTCACCGACGATATTGCAGTCCTTACAATTGCGATCTCGGCAGTGCGCGCCCACATCACCGACGCACATTATCAGGCTGCACGAAAAGCTCTGGAAAAGGCGCCGATTGAGACGCCAAAAAAATAG